One Oncorhynchus nerka isolate Pitt River linkage group LG5, Oner_Uvic_2.0, whole genome shotgun sequence genomic window carries:
- the LOC115129727 gene encoding inactive dipeptidyl peptidase 10-like: protein MTASKEGEEDFVQVSPESRNYKGIAISLLVIVAVCSLITMSVFVLTPVELPGAANSRLTVLDLFKPEFSVHDPEARWISDSEVLYRNRDGHVIKFNFALNETEMILRNSTFVSFKVAKYSLSPDMKYVLFAYEVKQVYRHSYTAAYIVYNSHTREVWELNPPEVQNAVLQHAAWGVKGQQLIYIFENNIYYQSDVQSNSLRITSSGEEGVIFNGIADWLYEEEILQSHIAHWWSPDGERLAFLMINDTLVPNMFLPRFTGSPYPRSQEYPYPKAGQPNPTVRLLVVNLYGPAHTQELVPPDGLKGREHYVSMVKWISNTHAAVRWLNRPQNVSFITVCDATVGSCVQKHEEASDLWLTRQNQEPVFSKDGSRFFLTIPVKQGGQGDFHHIAMFTKSFRSDQNDARHLTSGNWEVTKILAYDEGEQTIYFIGTQDSPQKRHVYSASTIGLFSQRCLTCEMNQEACTFFDADISPNKQHVILQCKGPGAPSVMLQSFNDVNTYFILDNNMPLRAALEMKKISKSDVRVIPSEDFELPLKLTYPLDFSESLLYGLLLIVDGGPGSQSVSDEYELGWDSVLVSCDEVIVARLDGRGTGFRGLRVLQQVHQRLGTVDVQDQIAALEYLMTLPYIDRARIGIYGKGYGAYLTLMLLRSTALIKCAAANSPVIDWKLYASAFSERYFGLTSKNDNRYQVSRVLPNMKGLQGNMMKGPQGPDFLLIHGTADANVHFQHSAELIKHLIKIGANYTMQLYPDEGHFLSLQSLQHLSESLVGYFRTCFQDFSTPLPEEIGKEDDD, encoded by the exons ATTCAGAGGTTTTGTACAGGAACCGAGACGGCCACGTCATCAAGTTCAACTTTGCTTTAAATGAAACAGAAATGATCCTGAGAAATAGCACATTT GTGTCTTTCAAAGTAGCcaaatattctctctctccagacatgAAATATGTGCTATTTGCTTACGAAGTGAAACAG GTGTATAGACATTCCTATACGGCAGCTTACATtgtttacaacagccacacaag GGAGGTGTGGGAGTTGAATCCTCCGGAGGTCCAGAATGCAGTGCTCCAGCATGCAGCGTGGGGTGTGAAGGGACAGCAGCTG ATCTACATCTTTGAAAACAACATCTATTACCAATCAGATGTGCAGAGCAATTCTCTTAGGATTACTTCGTCGGGAGAGGAAGGAGTCATATTTAATGGAATTGCTGACTGGCTGTATGAAG AGGAGATTCTGCAGTCACACATAGCACACTGGTGGTCACCTGACGGAGAGAGACTGGCCTTCCTCATGATCAACGATACCCTGGTACCCAACATGTTCCTGCCTCGGTTCACTGGCAGCCCCTACCCCAGATCACAGGAGTACCCATACCCCAAG GCTGGCCAGCCCAACCCTACAGTCAGGCTGTTGGTGGTGAACCTGTACGGCCCCGCACACACTCAGGAGCTGGTACCACCTGATGGCTTGAAAGGAAG AGAACACTATGTGAGTATGGTGAAGTGGATCAGCAACACCCATGCAGCAGTTCGATGGCTCAACCGGCCCCAGAACGTGTCCTTCATCACTGTGTGTGACGCCACCGTTGGATCCTGTGTACAG AAACATGAGGAAGCTTCAGATCTCTGGCTCACCAGACAG AACCAGGAGCCAGTGTTTTCAAAGGACGGGAGTAGGTTTTTCCTGACCATACCGGTGAAGCAGGGGGGACAAGGAGACTTCCATCATATTGCCATGTTCACCAAATCG TTCAGAAGTGATCAAAATGATGCCCGTCACTTGACATCAGGCAACTGGGAGGTCACCAAGATATTAGCCTATGATGAGGGGGAGCAAACCAT ATATTTTATCGGTACTCAAGACTCCCCACAAAAGAGACACGTGTACAG TGCATCTACTATTGGTCTGTTCTCTCAACGATGTTTGACCTGTGAGATGAACCAGGAAGCATGCACGTTCTTTGATGCAGACATCAGCCCGAACAAACAGCATGTTATTCTACAGTGTAAAG GTCCCGGTGCTCCATCTGTGATGCTGCAGAGTTTTAACGATGTAAACA CTTACTTTATATTGGACAACAACATGCCTCTGAGAGCTGCCTTGGAAATGAAAAAGATCTCGAAGTCAGATGTCAGGGTTATTCCTAGTGAAGACTTTG AGCTGCCTTTGAAACTCACCTATCCCCTTGACTTTTCTGAATCTCTTCTCTATGGCCTTCTTTTGATTGT TGATGGTGGGCCTGGCAGTCAGTCGGTGAGTGATGAGTATGAGCTGGGTTGGGACTCGGTGCTGGTCAGTTGTGATGAGGTGATTGTGGCCAGGCTGGATGGCAGGGGGACAGGCTTCCGGGGCCTGAGAGTCCTGCAGCAGGTCCACCAGCGCCTGGGTACCGTGGATGTTCAGGACCAGATAGCTGCATTGGA ATACTTGATGACACTCCCATACATTGACCGCGCGCGGATCGGAATCTACGGAAAG GGATACGGTGCTTACCTCACCTTGATGCTTCTGAGGTCCACTGCGCTGATTAAGTGTGCAGCTGCTAATTCCCCAGTGATTGACTGGAAACTTTACG CTTCGGCATTTTCAGAGCGGTACTTTGGCCTGACGTCAAAGAACGACAACAGATATCAA GTTTCTAGAGTGCTTCCAAATATGAAAGGACTGCAAGGAAACATGATGAAAGGACCCCAAGGACCGGATTTTCTGTTGATTCACGGAACAGCTGATG CAAATGTTCATTTCCAACATTCAGCGGAGTTGATTAAGCACTTGATCAAAATTGGAGCGAACTACACAATGCAG CTTTACCCAGACGAGGGCCACTTCCTGTCCCTGCAGAGCCTACAGCACCTGTCTGAGTCCCTGGTTGGCTACTTCAGAACATGTTTTCAGGACTTCAGCACACCGCTACCTGAAGAGATAGGCAAAGAGGATGATGACtga